In Aegilops tauschii subsp. strangulata cultivar AL8/78 chromosome 3, Aet v6.0, whole genome shotgun sequence, one genomic interval encodes:
- the LOC141042929 gene encoding uncharacterized protein, producing MALPLLHRSSPPFAAPRAQLAGTPAPAAASRPVGCAPAGQRPFGAMPAAVNKGILRRLTPRHAASSISLFADDVVIFCHPDPLELEVVRKPLQFFGDATGLRTSFAKCSASPVQCSPAACEAIGAAMACPVKPFPITYLGLPLSIRKAPSSMLLPLVERMSKKLATWKASLLSLGERLSLARHVLSAMHVHILLAMAINPPILKKIIRIIRDLLWHGRKDAKASACLVSWARICRPLALGGLGIRDLHRTGIALCTRWLSL from the exons ATGGCCCTGCCGCTACTCCACCGGAGCTccccgccgttcgccgccccgCGCGCCCAGCTCGCCGGCACACCGGCGCCCGCGGCCGCCAGCCGCCCCGTCGGGTGCGCCCCCGCGGGCCAGCGCCCGTTCGGGGCTATGCCC GCAGCGGTCAACAAGGGCATTCTTCGTCGCCTCACACCTCGGCACGCCGCCTCGAGTATCTCCTTGTTTGccgacgacgtcgtcatcttcTGCCATCCCGACCCCCTGGAGCTCGAGGTTGTGCGCAAGCCGCTCCAGTTCTTTGGCGATGCCACTGGCCTGCGGACCAGCTTCGCAAAGTGCTCGGCCTCCCCGGTCCAGTGCTCCCCCGCGGCCTGTGAGGCCATCGGCGCGGCCATGGCGTGCCCGGTGAAACCCTTCCCTATCACCTACCTCGGGCTACCTCTCTCCATCCGCAAGGCCCCTTCTTCGATGCTTCTCCCCCTGGTGGAGCGGATGTCCAAGAAGCTGGCTACCTGGAAGGCATCGTTGCTCTCCCTTGGCGAGCGCCTCTCGCTGGCGCGTCACGTTCTCTCTGCCATGCATGTGCATATTCTCCTCGCCATGGCCATCAACCCCCCAATTCTGAAGAAAATCATCCGCATCATCCGGGATTTGTTGTGGCACGGCCGGAAGGATGCCAAGGCCAGCGCCTGCCTGGTTTCTTGGGCTCGAATCTGCCGCCCCCTCGCTCTTGGAGGTCTCGGCATTCGCGACCTACACCGAACAGGCATCGCGCTGTGCACCCGATGGCTCTCGCTCTAG